From Flavobacterium arcticum, the proteins below share one genomic window:
- a CDS encoding Ppx/GppA phosphatase family protein: MINIKKYAAIDIGSNAMRLLMTNIVEQQGRETQFNKSSLVRVPIRLGQDAFTVGEIAEESIERMVDAMKAYKLLMKVHGIERYMACATSAMREAYNGKEVADLIEQEAGIKIDIIDGKREAAIIASTDLQQFIKPDQTYLFVDVGGGSTEFSLFTNGKITASRSFKNGTVRLLNNMVNDIVWQEIEKWIKAVTEQYDNIIMVGSGGNINKLFKMSGKKQDLPLSYFYINSQYQFLNSLTYEQRISELGLNPDRADVIIYATRIYLNVMKWSGARNIYVPKIGLSDGIVKAMYYGKI, translated from the coding sequence ATGATTAATATAAAGAAATATGCTGCTATAGATATAGGTTCTAACGCTATGCGTCTTTTAATGACCAATATTGTAGAGCAACAAGGAAGAGAAACACAATTTAATAAAAGTTCATTAGTACGTGTGCCTATTCGTTTAGGTCAGGATGCATTTACTGTAGGCGAAATTGCTGAAGAAAGCATAGAGCGTATGGTTGATGCCATGAAAGCATATAAACTATTAATGAAGGTACACGGAATAGAGCGCTATATGGCGTGTGCAACATCGGCTATGCGTGAGGCTTATAATGGAAAAGAAGTAGCTGACTTGATAGAGCAAGAAGCAGGCATAAAAATAGATATTATAGATGGTAAAAGAGAAGCCGCTATAATAGCATCTACAGACCTTCAGCAATTTATAAAGCCAGATCAAACATATCTTTTTGTAGATGTAGGTGGTGGTAGTACTGAGTTTTCATTATTTACCAATGGAAAGATAACAGCTTCGCGTTCGTTTAAAAATGGTACAGTACGCTTGCTTAATAATATGGTTAATGATATTGTATGGCAGGAGATAGAAAAATGGATAAAAGCTGTTACAGAGCAATATGATAATATTATTATGGTAGGCTCTGGAGGTAATATTAATAAACTATTTAAAATGTCAGGTAAAAAACAAGATTTACCGTTATCTTATTTTTATATTAACTCACAATATCAGTTTCTTAATAGCCTTACTTATGAGCAACGTATATCGGAACTAGGATTGAATCCTGATCGTGCCGATGTTATTATTTATGCTACTCGCATATACCTTAACGTTATGAAGTGGAGTGGTGCTCGCAATATATACGTGCCAAAGATAGGACTATCTGATGGTATAGTAAAAGCAATGTATTACGGTAAAATATAA
- a CDS encoding sensor of ECF-type sigma factor, with protein MKTKFLLSLFLLFSYAMHSQGHKEKRAQIKALKVSFITTELSLTSEEAAKFWPIYNVYEDKEFEIKHDKMRKLIKQLDEKGIDKISDKEAMSYLNQLETADEELFHLKQKLVNDLKTIISPIKILKLKKAENDFNRKLLEKYRKKKRE; from the coding sequence ATGAAAACAAAGTTTTTACTATCCTTATTTTTACTTTTTTCTTATGCCATGCATAGTCAGGGACACAAAGAAAAAAGAGCACAAATAAAAGCACTTAAAGTATCTTTTATTACTACAGAGCTAAGTCTTACCAGTGAAGAAGCTGCAAAATTTTGGCCTATTTATAATGTGTATGAAGACAAAGAATTTGAGATAAAACACGACAAGATGCGTAAGTTGATAAAACAACTGGACGAGAAGGGTATTGATAAAATATCAGATAAAGAAGCGATGTCTTACTTGAATCAGCTTGAGACTGCCGATGAAGAGTTATTTCATTTAAAACAAAAGCTTGTTAATGATCTTAAAACCATAATAAGCCCTATAAAAATATTAAAGCTGAAAAAAGCTGAAAATGACTTTAATAGGAAGTTGTTAGAAAAATACAGAAAGAAAAAAAGAGAGTAA
- a CDS encoding RNA polymerase sigma factor, with product MEDEKAFISELLNPKTQEAAFRKLMAQYSRPLYSHIRNIVINHDDTDDVLQNTFIKIFKNLPNFKEQSKLFSWMYRIATNEAITFINQRAKKSGITNEEVQQKALQNLEADEYFEGDTLQLQLQQAVAKLPEKQQLVFKMKYFEDLKYEEISEILNTSVGALKASYHHAVKKIEEYIKSL from the coding sequence TTGGAAGACGAAAAGGCTTTTATATCGGAATTATTAAACCCTAAAACGCAAGAAGCTGCTTTTAGGAAACTTATGGCTCAATATAGCAGACCATTGTATAGCCATATTCGTAATATAGTAATAAACCATGATGATACTGACGATGTTTTACAAAATACCTTTATTAAAATTTTTAAAAACCTACCTAACTTTAAAGAACAGAGCAAGCTTTTTTCGTGGATGTATCGAATAGCTACTAATGAGGCAATAACATTTATTAATCAGCGAGCTAAAAAATCAGGGATTACAAACGAAGAGGTACAGCAAAAAGCACTGCAAAATCTGGAAGCCGATGAGTATTTTGAAGGTGATACATTACAATTGCAATTACAACAAGCAGTAGCAAAACTACCCGAAAAACAGCAACTTGTGTTTAAAATGAAATATTTTGAAGACTTAAAATATGAAGAAATATCTGAAATATTAAACACATCAGTAGGAGCATTAAAAGCATCATACCATCATGCAGTAAAAAAAATAGAAGAATATATTAAATCGCTTTAA
- a CDS encoding HAD family hydrolase translates to MIKTVIFDMDGVIVDTEPVHYYAYHQHFKNLEIEVSDALYASFTGNSTKNVYQKLKEAFLIEHEIDALVNQKRELFNDAFDTKEDLDLLPGVRELIIDLHENGVNLILASSASKVTISRVFNRFKLHQYFSHIVSGEDFPKSKPHPAIFEKAAQLSGNEKHECIVIEDSTNGVKAAKAAGIYCVGYNSVHSKMQELTEADIVISDFNSLDFKKVRDINI, encoded by the coding sequence ATGATAAAGACCGTTATATTTGATATGGATGGGGTAATTGTAGATACAGAGCCTGTTCATTATTATGCTTACCATCAACATTTCAAAAATTTAGAAATAGAAGTATCTGACGCGTTGTATGCTTCTTTTACAGGTAATTCTACAAAAAATGTATATCAAAAGTTAAAAGAAGCATTTCTAATAGAACATGAAATAGATGCATTGGTAAATCAAAAACGCGAATTGTTTAATGATGCTTTTGATACTAAAGAGGATTTAGACCTTTTACCAGGAGTAAGAGAACTTATAATAGATCTTCATGAAAATGGCGTAAATCTTATATTGGCATCATCTGCATCTAAAGTTACAATAAGCAGAGTATTTAACCGCTTTAAACTGCATCAATATTTTTCGCATATTGTAAGTGGCGAAGATTTTCCTAAATCGAAACCACACCCTGCTATTTTTGAGAAAGCAGCACAATTATCGGGTAACGAAAAACACGAATGCATAGTGATAGAAGATAGCACTAATGGTGTTAAAGCAGCCAAAGCAGCTGGGATTTATTGTGTAGGTTATAATAGTGTACACTCTAAAATGCAGGAACTTACAGAAGCAGATATTGTTATTAGCGATTTTAATAGTCTTGATTTTAAAAAGGTAAGAGATATCAATATATGA
- a CDS encoding HAD family hydrolase, with protein sequence MIKCVLFDMDGVIVNTEPIGYKANQDMYKALGIIVPDSVYNTFVGNSDKNIVAKLKDLYEISLTHEELLEKQYEYYFKAFDTSDDVELLPGVKDLIIDLHSSGIKLIVASSASNAKIEKVFTRFGLHSYFDAKLSGEDFEFSKPNPAIYIEAANQSGFTKEECIVIEDSTNGIKAAKAAGIYCIGYESGLSIPQDTSEADIVITDFDQLNSNKIKGLPRTVII encoded by the coding sequence ATGATAAAGTGTGTGTTGTTTGATATGGATGGGGTTATAGTAAATACAGAACCTATAGGGTATAAAGCCAATCAGGATATGTATAAAGCGTTGGGTATTATAGTACCTGATAGTGTTTATAATACTTTTGTGGGCAATTCGGACAAGAATATTGTAGCCAAGCTAAAAGACCTATATGAAATATCCTTAACACACGAAGAGCTGCTGGAAAAGCAATATGAATATTATTTTAAAGCTTTTGATACTAGTGATGATGTCGAGCTATTACCGGGGGTAAAAGACCTAATTATCGATTTACACTCTAGCGGTATTAAACTAATAGTAGCATCATCGGCATCTAATGCCAAAATTGAAAAAGTATTTACCCGCTTTGGATTACACTCCTATTTTGATGCTAAACTAAGCGGAGAAGATTTTGAGTTTTCTAAACCCAATCCCGCTATATATATCGAAGCAGCTAACCAATCAGGTTTCACAAAAGAAGAGTGTATTGTAATAGAAGATAGTACCAACGGTATAAAGGCAGCCAAAGCTGCTGGTATATATTGTATAGGGTATGAAAGCGGATTATCTATACCACAGGATACCAGTGAAGCAGATATAGTAATTACTGATTTTGATCAGTTAAATAGT